A single window of Candoia aspera isolate rCanAsp1 chromosome 3, rCanAsp1.hap2, whole genome shotgun sequence DNA harbors:
- the LOC134493779 gene encoding flavin-containing monooxygenase 3-like, with the protein MVRRVAIIGAGVSGLTSIKCCLDEGLEPTCFERSDSIGGLWQFTESSEEGRASIYRSVFTNSCKEMMCYMDFPFPENFPNYMHNSKIQEYIELYTKHFDLLKYIQFKTDVTNIKKHPDFSVSGQWDVMTQKDGKVESTTFDAVMVCSGHHVYPNIPVDSFPGLEKFQGTLFHSREYKGPEKFKGKKVLVIGLGNSGSDIAVELSHTASQVCISSRSGSWIMSRVWDKGYPWDMLIVTRFEAFLRNTLPTAISDWLYVKKMNSWFKHENYGLMPVNRTLRKEPVFNDDLPSCIICGTIVVKPNVKEFTETSAIFQDGTVLEGLDYVIFATGYTFAYPFMDDESIIKSRNNEVTLYKSILSPVLEKPTMAVIGLVQSLGSAIPTAELQARWATRVFKGLCKLPSKTTMMDDIDEKMGKKLKWFGQSDTLQTDYILYMDEISSSIGVKPNIPLLFLKDPWLALKVFFGPCSPYQFRLTGPGKWDGARDAILTQWDRTLKVTRTRTVPNSQKFFSFFVLLKILVIPLLLAAVFILLS; encoded by the exons GAGTCTTCAGAGGAAGGCAGAGCCAGCATTTACAGATCCGTGTTTACCAACTCGTGCAAAGAAATGATGTGCTACATGGACTTCCCTTTCCCAGAGAATTTTCCCAACTACATGCACAACTCCAAGATTCAGGAATATATTGAACTATACACCAAGCATTTTGATCTCCTTAAATACATACAGTTTAAG ACGGATGTGACCAATATTAAGAAGCACCCAGATTTCTCTGTCTCTGGCCAATGGGATGTCATGACACAGAAGGATGGCAAGGTGGAATCAACTACTTTTGATGCTGTCATGGTTTGCTCTGGACATCACGTCTATCCAAATATCCCAGTTGATAGCTTCCCTG GTTTAGAGAAATTTCAGGGTACCTTATTCCACAGCCGGGAATACAAAGGCCCTGAAAAGTTCAAGGGGAAGAAAGTTCTGGTGATTGGcctagggaactctgggagcgACATTGCTGTTGAGCTCAGTCACACAGCCTCTCAG GTTTGCATCAGCTCTAGAAGTGGATCCTGGATAATGAGTCGTGTCTGGGACAAAGGCTACCCTTGGGACATGCTGATTGTAACTCGCTTTGAAGCATTCCTCAGAAACACTCTCCCAACAGCCATCTCTGACTGGCTGTATGTGAAGAAAATGAATAGTTGGTTTAAACATGAGAACTATGGCCTGATGCCCGTGAATAG GACTCTGCGAAAGGAGCCTGTCTTCAATGATGACCTCCCAAGCTGCATTATCTGTGGCACCATTGTGGTGAAACCCAACGTGAAGGAGTTTACAGAAACCTCTGCAATATTTCAAGATGGGACTGTGCTGGAAGGCCTTGATTATGTCATCTTTGCTACAGGCTACACCTTTGCCTACCCCTTCATGGATGATGAATCCATTATAAAGAGTAGAAATAATGAAGTCACCTTGTACAAAAGCATTCTCTCCCCTGTGTTGGAGAAACCAACCATGGCAGTTATTGGCTTAGTCCAATCCCTTGGATCAGCTATCCCAACTGCAGAGCTTCAGGCTCGCTGGGCTACAAGAGTGTTTAAGG GATTATGTAAGCTGCCTTCAAAGACCACCATGATGGATGACATAgatgagaaaatggggaagaagctCAAATG gtttGGCCAGAGTGACACCCTGCAGACAGATTACATTCTCTATATGGATGAAATCTCCTCTAGCATAGGTGTCAAGCCCAACATCCCACTTCTCTTTTTGAAAGACCCTTGGCTGGCACTGAAAGTCTTCTTTGGCCCCTGCAGTCCATATCAGTTTCGTCTCACTGGGCCAGGGAAGTGGGATGGAGCAAGAGATGCCATCCTAACGCAGTGGGACCGAACGCTGAAAGTCACAAGGACACGAACTGTACCCAACTCTCAgaagtttttctctttctttgttttgctcaAAATCCTTGTCattccacttctccttgctgctgTTTTTATACTATTGAGCTAA